In the Sarcophilus harrisii chromosome 1, mSarHar1.11, whole genome shotgun sequence genome, one interval contains:
- the LOC100919580 gene encoding olfactory receptor 13D1-like yields MERHNKTSVTMFFLHGLAGYPVFYLVFFLLCLIMYIVILLGNSFLITISILDSHLHTPMYFFLSNLSFLDICYTSSSIPLLLVNFLSEEKSISFIGCGLQMFFSFAMGAAECVLLSVMAFDRYMAICSPLRYPIIMNKGLSVKLVTSCWMAGGLSSVIHTSLAMRLTFCGNIIDYLTCEILAVLKLACEDISLNMIIMVISNIFTIVIPVIFILISYLFILVTILRINSVEGRKKAFSTCSSHLTVVIMFYGTILFMYMKPESKDSHATDELIALFYAVVIPMLNPIIYSLRNKDVKAAVIKLSKNIFLQRT; encoded by the coding sequence ATGGAAAGACACAATAAGACCTCTGTGACTATGTTCTTTCTTCATGGTCTTGCTGGCTATCCCgtcttttatttggttttctttctattatGTCTTATCATGTACATTGTAATCTTATTGGGTAACAGTTTCCTCATTACAATCAGCATCCTGGACTCTCACCTCCACACTCCCATGTATTTCTTCCTCAGTAATCTCTCTTTTCTGGACATCTGCTATACATCTTCCTCCATTCCCTTGTTGCTTGTGAACTTTCTTTCAGAGGAAAAATCTATTTCCTTCATTGGATGTGGCCTacaaatgttcttttcctttgccATGGGGGCTGCAGAGTGTGTGCTCCTTTCTGTAATGGCATTTGACCGCTATATGGCCATTTGCAGTCCTCTGAGATACCCCATCATCATGAACAAGGGACTTTCTGTGAAGTTGGTGACCAGTTGTTGGATGGCAGGTGGGTTGAGTTCAGTGATACACACTTCTCTAGCTATGCGTTTGACATTTTGTGGGAACATCATTGACTATCTCACATGTGAGATCCTAGCTGTGTTGAAACTGGCCTGTGAAGATATTTCTCTCAATATGATCATAATGGTGATATCAAATATCTTTACAATAGTGATTCCCGTGATATTCATATTGATTTCTTACTTATTCATCCTTGTTACCATCTTGAGAATCAATTCTgttgagggaaggaaaaaagctttttctacttGCTCTTCCCATCTGACTGTAGTGATCATGTTTTATGGGACCATCCTCTTTATGTATATGAAGCCCGAGTCCAAAGACTCCCATGCAACAGATGAGCTGATTGCTCTCTTCTATGCTGTGGTCATTCCTATGCTGAATCCCATCATTTACAGTCTGAGGAACAAGGATGTGAAAGCAGCTGTGATAAAGCTCAGCAAAAACATCTTCTTACAGAGAACATGA
- the LOC100916707 gene encoding olfactory receptor 13C2-like, with amino-acid sequence MEKINETTVTEFFLKGLSGYPKLEIIFFVLILVMYVVILLGNGILIVISILDPHLHTPMYFFLSNLSFLDICYTSTSIPPTLVSFLSQRKTISFSGCVVQMFLGLAMGTTECVLLAMMAFDRYVAICNPLRYSIIMNKIVYVQMAAGSWVAGGVNSLVQTILVVQLPFCKNNVINHFSCEILAVMKLACADISGNEFIMLIATTVLILLPLLLIVVSYTLIISSILKIHSAEGRSKAFSTCSAHLTVVIIFYGTILFMYMKPKSKISPNSDKLQATDKLISMFYGVMTPMMNPLIYSLRNKDVKEAVKQLLGRKAFSK; translated from the coding sequence atggaaaagataaatgaaaccacTGTGACAGAATTCTTCCTAAAGGGACTTTCTGGCTATCCCAAACTTGAGATCATTTTCTTTGTGCTGATCCTCGTAATGTATGTGGTCATTCTTCTAGGCAATGGCATCCTCATTGTAATCAGCATCCTGGACCCTCACCTCCATACTCCCATGTATTTCTTCCTCAGTAACCTCTCTTTCTTGGACATCTGCTACACATCTACCTCTATTCCTCCTACACTGGTGAGCTTCTTATCTCAAAGAAAAACCATTTCCTTTTCCGGGTGTGTAGTTCAGATGTTCCTTGGTTTGGCCATGGGGACCACAGAATGTGTACTCCTGGCCATGATGGCCTTTGACCGCTATGTGGCCATTTGCAACCCCTTGAGATATTCCATCATCATGAACAAGATTGTGTATGTGCAAATGGCAGCTGGTTCCTGGGTAGCAGGGGGTGTCAACTCATTGGTGCAAACAATTCTTGTAGTCCAGTTGCCTTTCTGTAAGAATAATGTcatcaatcatttcagttgtgaaaTCCTGGCAGTCATGAAACTGGCCTGTGCTGACATTTCTGGTAACGAATTTATCATGTTAATAGCCACTACAGTATTAATATTACTCCCATTGTTACTGATTGTTGTCTCTTACACTTTAATCATCTCCAGCATCCTAAAGATTCACTCAGCTGAAGGGAGAAGTAAAGCTTTTTCTACCTGCTCAGCCCATCTGACTGTGGTCATTATATTCTATGGGACCATTCTGTTTATGTATATGAAGCCCAAATCCAAAATATCGCCTAATTCAGATAAATTACAAGCTACAGACAAACTTATTTCCATGTTCTATGGGGTAATGACTCCCATGATGAATCCTTTAATTTATAGTCTCAGAAATAAGGATGTAAAAGAAGCAGTTAAACAACTGTTGGGCAGGAAAGCTTTTAGCAAATAA